AGCTAATTCATCAGAAATTAACTCCGAATCACGTTTTCGATTTGAAAGAATCGTCATTTTAATCACTCCCTTAAGATTGATACCTTAGTTCTTAGATTAATATGGTTTGTTTGGAATTGAAGTTCATTCTCACCTGTGATTTAATTCACTCATAGTCTCAAACTATCATGTTATGATTTTTTTTACAATATTACTAAAAAGAAAGTTGTGGAATATTTGTGGATAATCAAGATAATGAGATAGTTGGAATCATATTAGCCGGTGGTCATTCTGTCCGATTTGGACAAAATAAAGCGCAAGCCTTATATAATGGATTTCCTTTTTATCACTATTCTATCCATGCATTGACTACACAGTTATCTAAAAGTTTTATTGTTACAAACAATCAATATTATTCATTTTATAAAAAGAATACTTCTTTATATGTGATTAAAGATATGGAGAGATGGAAAGACCACGGGCCCTTAGGTGGTTTATATAGTGCATTACAAGAAATCGATTCCGACTGGTATTTTGTTTTACCGATAGATATTCCATTTGTAACTAGAAGATTAATTGAGAGGTTATCTTCTTATGTTTCCAATCAGTATGATGCAGTTGTTCCTGTTGTGAAAAATAAAAAACAACCATTA
This portion of the Bacillus carboniphilus genome encodes:
- a CDS encoding molybdenum cofactor guanylyltransferase, which gives rise to MDNQDNEIVGIILAGGHSVRFGQNKAQALYNGFPFYHYSIHALTTQLSKSFIVTNNQYYSFYKKNTSLYVIKDMERWKDHGPLGGLYSALQEIDSDWYFVLPIDIPFVTRRLIERLSSYVSNQYDAVVPVVKNKKQPLIALYRSTVKTTLKEQLINRNLKMGIFLKNINVYYVDENELGCSLEFTNINTKKDYYYHIANQKE